From a single Sulfurimonas sp. hsl 1-7 genomic region:
- the exbB gene encoding TonB-system energizer ExbB: MNIELIKNIVDYGIIGLLGLMSFFALLFWIERLLFYRGVEVGAYETKEELEIAVTNNINIISTFGSNAPYIGLLGTVFGIIITFYSMGQSGDLDAKMIMTSLALALKATAMGLVVAIPAIVFYNHLTRKIEVLLAKWDIEQKRKHAA, from the coding sequence ATGAATATAGAACTGATTAAAAATATAGTTGATTACGGAATCATAGGCCTTTTAGGTCTTATGAGTTTTTTTGCACTCTTGTTTTGGATCGAGAGACTTCTTTTTTACAGAGGTGTTGAGGTTGGGGCTTACGAGACAAAAGAGGAGCTTGAAATTGCCGTAACAAACAACATAAACATCATCTCCACATTTGGTTCAAATGCACCCTATATTGGACTGCTTGGAACGGTTTTTGGAATTATTATCACGTTTTATTCTATGGGGCAAAGCGGAGATTTAGATGCTAAGATGATCATGACATCTCTGGCATTAGCACTTAAAGCAACGGCTATGGGGCTTGTAGTTGCTATCCCTGCTATTGTGTTTTATAACCATTTAACTAGAAAGATAGAAGTACTTTTAGCTAAATGGGATATTGAACAAAAGAGAAAGCATGCAGCTTAA
- a CDS encoding energy transducer TonB — MNRYIFAFVASLVLYTSLIASIIYIVGNEEEVSQSQDLADTQTVAISVIQQKQCTSKKKHTQKLETQPKNKAPKKVVKKVEKKEKLQPKVEQVKQSKESVEEIVKQEPIEEEVVAQVEEEMIQEENEQEETLEEELLHDQQLQEMIIARQQELDQFTLQLVKKINENKRYPLSARRRGVEGDVDVKFIVLADGGVSAIKVIAGKSIFKNATIQAIESSFPVNVEKSLIDFPQEFQIKLAYTLK; from the coding sequence ATGAATAGATATATCTTTGCATTTGTAGCATCTCTGGTTTTATATACTTCTTTAATTGCCTCAATCATATACATTGTAGGTAATGAAGAGGAAGTTTCTCAATCACAGGATTTAGCAGATACACAAACAGTTGCCATCTCTGTTATACAACAAAAGCAATGTACATCTAAGAAAAAACATACACAAAAGCTTGAAACACAGCCGAAAAATAAAGCTCCAAAGAAAGTTGTAAAAAAGGTTGAAAAAAAAGAGAAACTGCAACCTAAAGTAGAGCAAGTAAAGCAATCAAAAGAGAGTGTCGAAGAAATTGTAAAACAAGAGCCTATAGAAGAGGAAGTAGTTGCCCAAGTTGAAGAGGAGATGATACAAGAGGAGAATGAACAAGAAGAGACGCTTGAGGAAGAGCTTCTTCACGATCAACAACTTCAAGAGATGATAATAGCAAGGCAGCAAGAACTGGATCAGTTTACATTGCAGCTGGTGAAAAAAATCAATGAAAATAAACGTTATCCTCTTTCAGCACGAAGACGTGGTGTTGAGGGTGATGTAGATGTGAAGTTTATCGTTTTGGCAGATGGCGGAGTTTCTGCAATTAAGGTTATCGCGGGAAAAAGCATCTTTAAAAATGCTACGATTCAAGCGATTGAAAGTAGTTTTCCCGTGAATGTAGAAAAGTCTTTAATAGACTTTCCTCAAGAGTTTCAAATTAAACTTGCATATACGCTCAAGTAA
- a CDS encoding YggS family pyridoxal phosphate-dependent enzyme — protein MNQTEYKIYIDDVIRRVETARLKVDDHHIVKIVAVSKYSTSDEIEKLYEIGQRAFGENKVQDLKVKSAELEELPLEWHFIGNLQKNKINNLIDLNPSLFQGLDSLELAQELQKKLVAKDTTMDCLLQINSAKEESKHGVMPEEALAVYKQIETECPNIHLKGVMSIGAHTDDKAVIKQSFETTHEIFKQLPNAKICSMGMSGDFELAIECGSNMVRLGSIMFDK, from the coding sequence ATGAATCAAACTGAATACAAAATTTATATAGATGACGTGATCAGACGTGTTGAAACAGCTCGTCTTAAAGTGGACGATCACCACATTGTAAAAATCGTTGCAGTAAGTAAGTACTCTACAAGTGATGAGATTGAAAAACTTTATGAGATTGGTCAACGTGCGTTTGGAGAAAACAAGGTACAGGACTTAAAGGTAAAATCTGCCGAGCTTGAAGAACTTCCGTTAGAGTGGCACTTTATCGGTAATCTGCAAAAAAACAAGATCAATAACCTAATTGATCTTAACCCTTCACTTTTCCAGGGACTAGATTCACTAGAGCTTGCACAAGAACTACAAAAAAAACTTGTTGCAAAAGATACGACAATGGATTGTCTGCTGCAGATCAACTCTGCAAAAGAGGAGTCTAAACACGGTGTAATGCCTGAGGAGGCTCTAGCTGTCTATAAACAGATCGAAACAGAGTGTCCAAATATCCACTTAAAAGGTGTAATGAGCATCGGCGCGCATACTGATGACAAAGCAGTGATCAAACAAAGTTTTGAGACAACTCACGAGATTTTTAAACAACTGCCGAATGCAAAAATCTGTTCAATGGGGATGAGCGGTGATTTTGAACTCGCAATTGAATGCGGTTCAAACATGGTACGCCTCGGCTCTATAATGTTCGATAAGTAG
- a CDS encoding class I SAM-dependent methyltransferase: MNQTCRLCGTQAQFFHQDKQKYFRCPTCRAIFTAQEDLPNESSEKERYELHDTEIDKGYKNFVSPIISHVVDEFSTEAKGLDFGSGRSKVISKVLEEHGVTINSYDPFFENNPELLEQKYDYITSCEVIEHFYEPNKEFTHIKEMLKEGGKLYLMTEIYNDSIDFASWYYKNDPTHVFFYTKESFEWIQKRFSFQNCTIHKRLVVFSN, translated from the coding sequence ATGAATCAAACTTGCAGACTTTGTGGAACACAAGCACAATTTTTTCATCAAGATAAACAAAAATACTTTAGATGTCCAACGTGTAGAGCTATTTTTACGGCACAAGAAGATTTGCCCAATGAAAGCAGCGAAAAAGAGCGCTACGAGCTTCACGATACCGAGATAGATAAAGGGTATAAAAACTTTGTCTCTCCGATCATCTCTCATGTAGTCGATGAGTTTTCAACAGAGGCCAAAGGGCTTGATTTTGGCTCTGGACGCTCAAAAGTTATCTCCAAAGTGCTTGAAGAACATGGTGTCACGATCAACAGCTATGATCCTTTTTTTGAAAACAATCCTGAACTTTTAGAGCAAAAATACGACTATATCACTTCATGCGAGGTGATAGAACATTTTTACGAGCCAAATAAAGAGTTTACACATATCAAAGAGATGTTAAAAGAGGGTGGGAAACTTTACCTAATGACTGAAATATATAATGACTCCATAGACTTTGCTTCTTGGTACTACAAAAATGACCCAACCCATGTTTTTTTCTATACAAAAGAGAGTTTTGAATGGATACAAAAGAGGTTCAGTTTTCAAAACTGCACTATACACAAGAGATTAGTTGTCTTCTCTAATTAA
- the rseP gene encoding RIP metalloprotease RseP, whose amino-acid sequence MGIFLSLLVLSALIFFHELGHYAAARLMGVYVEVFSIGFGKRVATIKKWGTEWSIALIPLGGYVRMKGQDDMDPSKKSYDPDSYNSKTPLQKIFILVAGPLANFLLAFVLYFAIGLSGPKELSPVIGTVVKDSPASKAGLQEKDEIISINGEQVKSWNKMAELIAGSNGSLQLEIKRENYLQQILLTPELNETQNMYGENVKRKMIGISAAGVTHPKELSFFGTFGYAYDQTVFASTVIFTGVKKLIFGEVPADQLGGVISIVKLTSDASEVGWISLFFFTALISVNLGVLNLLPIPALDGGHIMFNIYEMIFRREVSERVMVNLTIAGWVILFGLMGLGLYNDINRLAQ is encoded by the coding sequence ATGGGTATCTTTTTATCACTACTCGTACTCTCGGCTTTAATCTTCTTCCATGAACTCGGACACTATGCGGCTGCTCGTTTAATGGGTGTTTATGTAGAAGTATTTAGCATCGGTTTTGGTAAACGTGTAGCTACCATTAAAAAATGGGGGACTGAGTGGAGTATTGCTCTTATTCCTCTTGGGGGTTACGTTCGTATGAAAGGTCAAGATGATATGGACCCTTCTAAAAAATCGTACGATCCAGACAGCTACAACTCAAAAACACCTCTGCAAAAGATCTTTATCCTTGTAGCCGGACCTTTGGCAAACTTTTTACTTGCATTTGTACTTTACTTTGCAATCGGACTCAGCGGACCAAAAGAGCTTTCACCCGTAATCGGTACAGTTGTAAAAGACTCACCGGCAAGCAAAGCAGGTCTCCAAGAAAAAGATGAGATCATCTCAATTAACGGTGAACAGGTTAAAAGCTGGAATAAAATGGCTGAACTTATTGCCGGTTCAAATGGAAGTTTACAATTAGAGATAAAACGTGAAAATTACCTTCAGCAGATCCTTTTAACACCTGAACTTAACGAGACACAAAATATGTACGGTGAAAACGTAAAAAGAAAGATGATCGGTATCTCGGCTGCAGGTGTTACTCACCCTAAAGAGTTAAGCTTTTTTGGAACATTTGGATACGCTTATGATCAAACTGTTTTTGCAAGTACGGTTATTTTTACAGGTGTAAAAAAGCTAATCTTCGGAGAGGTTCCTGCTGATCAATTAGGTGGTGTGATAAGCATTGTAAAACTCACTTCAGATGCTAGTGAAGTGGGCTGGATCAGTCTCTTTTTCTTTACGGCACTTATTTCGGTAAACTTAGGGGTATTAAACCTACTTCCAATCCCTGCACTTGACGGGGGACACATAATGTTTAACATCTATGAGATGATCTTCCGCCGCGAAGTGAGTGAACGTGTAATGGTCAACCTTACTATTGCCGGATGGGTGATACTTTTTGGACTTATGGGTCTTGGTCTTTACAACGATATAAACAGATTAGCACAATAG
- the pgsA gene encoding CDP-diacylglycerol--glycerol-3-phosphate 3-phosphatidyltransferase, whose protein sequence is MLNLPNILASLRILLAPLMFWVILNPQIFTDNGYDITWNYYFASLLFVLASVTDFFDGYIAREWNQMTMLGAILDPLADKMLTLAAFLGLMMIGEASAWAIYIIIVRELFITGIRTVAVSEGLSVKASLAGKVKTVAQMIAIGFLLMHWPYGNLLLWVAVFLTVYSGLEYLWGFRKALLGDEI, encoded by the coding sequence TTGCTCAATCTACCAAATATTTTAGCCTCTCTTAGAATACTGCTTGCACCGTTAATGTTTTGGGTTATTTTAAACCCGCAAATATTTACAGATAACGGTTACGATATCACTTGGAACTACTATTTCGCTTCACTGCTGTTTGTTCTCGCAAGTGTTACAGACTTTTTTGACGGCTATATCGCCAGAGAGTGGAACCAGATGACTATGCTTGGTGCGATTTTAGATCCCTTAGCAGACAAGATGCTTACACTTGCGGCCTTCTTAGGTCTTATGATGATCGGGGAAGCTTCAGCGTGGGCTATCTACATCATCATCGTAAGAGAGCTGTTTATCACGGGGATCAGAACTGTTGCGGTAAGTGAAGGTTTAAGTGTAAAAGCGAGCTTGGCAGGAAAAGTAAAAACGGTTGCACAGATGATAGCGATCGGTTTCTTACTTATGCACTGGCCTTACGGTAACTTGCTTTTATGGGTTGCGGTATTTTTAACAGTATATTCTGGTCTTGAATATCTTTGGGGCTTTAGAAAAGCACTTTTAGGAGATGAAATATAA
- a CDS encoding metal ABC transporter permease, with the protein MQIIEIFWPAFMLAFLLVYIHAIFGVEIIRRGVIFTDLAIGQIAAVGMALSVAFFDGAYQTLLVLSFAIFAALIIAWASKNIKNVEAFIGLLYALGISSIMIILSKSAEGMEIFSKLSAADILFTSQEDFYKSLAVYIPISLVMFALYPKMKGFFKEVTFFVMLALTVTSSVQVAGVLVVFALLIAPAYIGLVQKRFSPLYLAWFVGTVAIIGAMIGSYSFDLPTGYSIIFVMVIVSLGFVMLNDKKERVEE; encoded by the coding sequence ATGCAGATAATAGAGATTTTTTGGCCGGCATTTATGCTGGCTTTTTTACTTGTTTACATCCATGCCATATTTGGTGTAGAGATCATCCGCAGAGGTGTGATCTTTACAGACCTTGCGATCGGACAAATTGCAGCCGTAGGAATGGCGTTAAGTGTTGCCTTTTTTGATGGAGCATATCAAACGCTTTTAGTTTTGAGCTTTGCAATCTTCGCCGCACTTATCATCGCATGGGCAAGTAAAAACATCAAGAACGTTGAAGCCTTTATCGGGCTTTTATACGCTCTTGGTATCTCTTCAATCATGATCATACTCTCTAAAAGTGCCGAGGGGATGGAGATATTTTCCAAACTCAGTGCTGCAGACATTCTTTTTACATCGCAAGAGGATTTCTATAAGAGTTTAGCGGTATATATCCCTATCTCTTTAGTGATGTTTGCACTTTACCCTAAGATGAAAGGGTTTTTTAAAGAGGTGACATTTTTTGTAATGCTCGCTCTTACCGTGACATCATCGGTACAAGTTGCAGGAGTGTTAGTTGTCTTTGCTCTTTTAATCGCTCCGGCGTATATTGGCCTGGTACAAAAAAGATTTTCCCCTTTATATCTCGCTTGGTTTGTAGGAACAGTTGCAATAATAGGCGCTATGATAGGTTCATACAGTTTTGATCTTCCTACAGGTTACAGCATCATATTTGTTATGGTAATTGTTTCTTTGGGATTTGTAATGTTAAATGATAAAAAAGAGAGAGTAGAGGAGTAG
- a CDS encoding 4Fe-4S binding protein has product MVEEVQRDKNDLLKYGITRFLFKNQSFLMALRVLIAVVFFYAIYYGYAHPGKENIFTSAVFWGVFWALFMVVTLPTLGRVFCGVCPHGFIGKYITKYGLQKKMPKWMQNRYIGIAILMIGWWGIYYAYPGLFRSPLGTAVMFTIMTLLAFGLYFVYKDMSYCKSVCPIGVLSRAYAKMSFTWIGTYKDECSSCKTFDCASACDQNLKPFTFDKRNSMTDCTLCMDCTSACEAVAFKVQKPSFSLFKKFQSMPAEIWAYILILAAIPITMSFHHGINRTNAADDMIWSKTAHYFEQYINFGSMDAVGLFSFIYAVIFSVAAALIGMFIASKILQKDFKSTFYDLGYAFAPLFILGSIAHTLESFFTRGSAKIAEGFAQGIGITLDVAPLASRGDSWLHIFGALKWIAVVWAFVILYKRLAKIDATKMKKMVAFPFAASLIIFFLSVNIYRGYVFKTYGVAKHSHHAMQHKTVNNKG; this is encoded by the coding sequence ATGGTAGAAGAGGTTCAAAGAGACAAGAATGACTTGCTAAAGTACGGGATCACAAGATTTCTTTTTAAAAACCAAAGCTTTTTAATGGCTTTAAGAGTGTTGATCGCAGTGGTGTTTTTTTATGCAATCTACTACGGATATGCTCATCCTGGAAAAGAAAATATTTTTACATCAGCAGTATTTTGGGGAGTGTTCTGGGCTTTGTTTATGGTTGTAACACTGCCTACTTTAGGGCGTGTGTTTTGTGGTGTGTGTCCGCATGGTTTTATAGGAAAATACATAACGAAGTATGGTTTACAGAAGAAGATGCCTAAATGGATGCAAAACAGATATATAGGAATTGCTATTTTAATGATCGGCTGGTGGGGCATATACTATGCATACCCGGGATTATTCCGCAGTCCGCTTGGTACAGCTGTAATGTTTACTATAATGACTTTGTTAGCTTTTGGACTCTATTTTGTTTATAAAGATATGAGCTATTGTAAATCTGTTTGTCCTATCGGAGTACTCAGCCGTGCATATGCGAAGATGTCGTTTACTTGGATAGGAACGTATAAAGATGAGTGTAGTTCTTGTAAGACTTTTGATTGTGCAAGTGCATGTGACCAGAACCTAAAACCTTTTACTTTTGACAAACGCAATTCTATGACTGATTGTACACTTTGTATGGATTGTACAAGTGCATGTGAAGCAGTGGCTTTTAAAGTTCAAAAGCCTTCATTTTCACTTTTTAAAAAGTTTCAGAGTATGCCGGCTGAGATCTGGGCATATATTTTAATTCTTGCAGCTATCCCTATAACGATGTCTTTTCATCACGGGATCAACAGAACAAATGCAGCAGATGATATGATCTGGAGTAAAACGGCACACTATTTTGAACAATATATCAATTTTGGTTCTATGGATGCTGTAGGTTTGTTCTCTTTTATCTATGCAGTTATATTTTCAGTAGCAGCAGCACTCATTGGGATGTTTATAGCTTCAAAAATATTACAAAAAGATTTTAAATCAACGTTTTATGACCTGGGATATGCATTTGCACCACTTTTTATACTCGGTTCTATTGCACATACACTCGAGAGTTTTTTTACTCGCGGTTCGGCTAAAATTGCAGAAGGATTTGCTCAGGGGATAGGGATAACTTTAGATGTTGCACCATTAGCAAGCCGAGGTGACAGTTGGCTACATATTTTTGGAGCACTTAAGTGGATTGCGGTTGTATGGGCATTTGTCATTTTATATAAAAGATTGGCAAAAATTGATGCAACTAAAATGAAAAAGATGGTAGCATTCCCTTTTGCAGCGTCATTGATCATATTTTTTCTTTCTGTAAATATCTACAGAGGCTACGTGTTCAAAACTTACGGAGTTGCTAAACACTCTCATCATGCAATGCAGCATAAAACAGTAAACAATAAAGGGTAG
- a CDS encoding ExbD/TolR family protein, whose product MQLKKFDSINVVPFIDIMLVLLVIVLTTASFVAKGIIPVDLPDASSAVKQNETKNLTITIHKNGDILFDKKNVNKEDVEKALLAYKKDTTIAINCDKKAEFETFVYLLDILETNQFKNLGIITKKIQ is encoded by the coding sequence ATGCAGCTTAAAAAGTTTGATTCTATAAATGTAGTTCCATTTATAGATATTATGCTTGTACTATTGGTAATAGTGCTTACAACTGCGTCATTTGTAGCTAAAGGGATCATCCCTGTAGACCTACCGGATGCAAGCTCTGCAGTCAAACAAAATGAGACTAAAAATCTCACCATTACTATTCATAAAAACGGGGATATCCTTTTTGATAAAAAAAATGTCAATAAAGAGGATGTAGAAAAAGCGTTGCTGGCGTATAAAAAAGATACGACTATAGCGATCAATTGTGATAAAAAAGCTGAGTTTGAAACTTTTGTGTATCTCTTAGATATTTTGGAAACAAATCAGTTTAAAAACTTAGGAATTATCACGAAAAAAATTCAGTAA
- a CDS encoding metal ABC transporter substrate-binding protein encodes MKKILFITLLATVSLFAKVNVVTTYAYLGEIVKEVGGENVKVDVLADPTFDPHFVVPKPSLITKLRRADLLVVNGGQLEIGWLPPLLRGAQNGELNAGAKGFLDVSGVITMLNKPAVVSRALGDVHPDGNPHFALDPHNVGVIAKLITKKLSLLDGENSAAYEKNLALFLEEWNQYLKQYDTKMGACKGKKVVQYHELFTYFLKRYEFELYGNIEPLPGITPSSKSILKTVNLMKEKNVKTILQDVYHEKKTAQFIAQKSGADVIIVPHDVGSVEGTDTLKSFYNTIEMRLCR; translated from the coding sequence ATGAAAAAAATATTATTTATAACTTTATTAGCAACTGTATCACTTTTTGCAAAAGTAAATGTTGTAACGACATACGCTTATTTAGGTGAGATTGTAAAAGAGGTAGGGGGAGAGAATGTTAAAGTAGATGTTTTAGCCGATCCTACATTTGATCCACATTTTGTAGTACCAAAACCTTCTCTTATTACAAAACTTCGTCGTGCCGATCTACTCGTTGTAAACGGCGGACAGTTAGAGATCGGTTGGTTGCCGCCACTTCTTCGCGGTGCACAAAACGGTGAGCTTAATGCCGGTGCAAAAGGGTTTTTAGATGTAAGCGGTGTGATTACAATGCTTAATAAACCTGCTGTTGTATCTCGCGCTTTAGGGGATGTTCATCCAGACGGTAATCCTCACTTCGCACTAGATCCGCATAATGTAGGAGTTATTGCAAAACTTATTACTAAAAAACTTTCATTACTTGATGGTGAAAACAGTGCTGCTTATGAAAAAAATCTTGCACTGTTCTTAGAAGAGTGGAATCAGTACTTAAAACAGTATGATACAAAAATGGGAGCGTGTAAAGGGAAAAAGGTTGTTCAGTATCATGAACTTTTTACATACTTTCTAAAAAGATATGAGTTTGAACTTTATGGAAATATTGAACCGTTACCTGGAATTACACCTAGTTCAAAAAGTATATTGAAAACGGTTAATTTGATGAAAGAAAAAAATGTAAAAACAATTCTTCAAGATGTATATCATGAGAAGAAAACTGCTCAGTTCATAGCACAGAAGAGCGGTGCAGATGTTATAATTGTGCCACACGACGTTGGAAGTGTTGAAGGTACCGACACACTGAAAAGTTTTTATAATACGATTGAAATGAGATTATGCAGATAA
- a CDS encoding efflux RND transporter permease subunit, which produces MFERFLKFFLDNYKMNYTLFFLIFALGIFAYTKIPKEIAPTIEPETLTIHGVYQGASVDALNNMAVSEIEAEINNVVGVSNITSIISPGQFVITLELEEGIDKQDVQKDVEDTLATIESTLPSDMELPTVRSMIHSKSLMHIAILSSKLSRDELKSLAKNLKIKLLNIKNISEVRIFGDSDLYYEILIDENKLGAYGLGLEDVVKAFSELSYIFPLGKIDNAKEQFYLSIKNQEQVAFDLEKTIISIGDKQVNISDIATISKKYEDASTLASMDAQNSISLAISQNPIGDALTISDEIKKLIATTSLKGAEIEIRMDRSTVIKDRLNIVISNILFGILLIMMMISVLINIRIAFIIALGIPTSFVIGAIYFYFTPYSINVNSLIGVLIAIGIIVDDAIVVSENIQQYIEKGYGVKEAALLGTKEMAKPVTIASLTTLFSFIPLLMLSGRIGEIIQLIPIAFSALVIASLIESFVFLPIHASHTLSKDVKTLSWKKVQHLYEKSLEFLLSYQKTFITVFLIVVPLLIFAGVKNSRFQMFQPFDTSLINITFKAQPTTTLEESLQIVQELEREILTQKERFFVKHVSSTAGYRRSATGDREMYPYVGYLTLELYKLKPLNFMDKYITPYLSFYYDTTDRIRDKSSQEISSELRKWLAQEGLKEKYSLSSLSVVEKQMDHVKADIRIGVVSDEHQKALASVRELENALSKIEGIKYYGDNVKVGIDEIKLHLNSYARELGITKKYLGNYIANLYLSKKIGTIFDGKELLDLKIKSVNYKNDLQKFKDLEIYVNERYIKLSDLCSFEKVESLEQLVKEDGETNFYVFANVNPSIVTSSEVLEKIAPTLQKLQNTDGVSLRFKGEQEQQATLKTELVVASLFAVVLIFISILYLFNSFRDTLIVLSVIPFSFLGVYAGHYIMGLNISLPSLIGALGLSGVIVNDGIIMMSTLIKAHKKEDIFTLAATRFRPIILTSLTTLVGLSSLMFFATAQAVAFQPLAVSLGFGLLWGTILNLFYLPVLFNYVSGGKYE; this is translated from the coding sequence ATGTTTGAAAGATTTTTAAAGTTTTTTCTAGATAACTATAAAATGAATTACACTTTATTTTTTCTCATATTTGCTTTAGGAATCTTTGCATATACAAAAATTCCTAAAGAGATAGCACCCACTATTGAACCTGAAACATTGACGATCCATGGAGTTTATCAAGGGGCTTCGGTTGATGCACTTAACAATATGGCAGTTTCGGAAATTGAAGCGGAGATAAATAATGTCGTAGGTGTGAGTAACATCACCTCTATCATCTCTCCGGGACAGTTTGTTATTACTTTAGAGCTTGAAGAGGGCATTGACAAACAAGATGTGCAAAAAGATGTAGAAGATACACTTGCAACGATTGAAAGCACACTGCCAAGCGATATGGAACTGCCAACCGTGCGCAGTATGATCCATTCTAAGAGTTTGATGCATATCGCTATTTTATCCTCCAAGCTCTCCCGTGATGAGCTCAAATCACTTGCAAAAAATCTTAAAATAAAGCTCTTAAACATAAAGAATATCTCTGAGGTAAGAATCTTTGGAGACTCAGATCTTTATTATGAGATACTTATAGATGAGAACAAACTCGGTGCATACGGTCTTGGACTAGAGGATGTGGTAAAGGCTTTTTCGGAACTTTCATACATATTTCCACTGGGAAAAATAGATAATGCAAAGGAGCAGTTCTACCTCTCGATAAAAAATCAGGAACAAGTTGCATTCGATCTTGAAAAAACGATCATAAGCATCGGCGACAAGCAGGTAAATATCAGCGATATCGCTACCATCTCAAAAAAATATGAAGATGCCTCGACACTTGCGAGTATGGATGCTCAAAATTCCATATCATTAGCTATTTCACAAAATCCTATCGGCGATGCACTGACAATATCTGACGAGATCAAAAAGCTGATCGCCACTACCAGTTTAAAAGGTGCCGAGATAGAGATTAGAATGGATCGCTCAACGGTGATTAAAGACAGACTGAATATCGTCATATCAAACATCCTTTTTGGAATTTTGTTGATTATGATGATGATCTCTGTGCTTATTAACATCCGTATAGCGTTTATTATTGCTCTTGGTATTCCGACTTCGTTTGTAATCGGGGCAATATATTTTTACTTTACCCCTTACAGCATTAACGTCAACTCGCTTATCGGGGTTTTGATAGCTATCGGTATTATTGTTGATGATGCGATCGTGGTAAGTGAAAACATTCAGCAGTATATAGAAAAAGGTTACGGCGTAAAAGAAGCGGCACTCCTTGGAACAAAAGAGATGGCCAAGCCTGTTACAATCGCATCGCTTACTACATTGTTCTCGTTTATCCCTTTGCTGATGCTCAGTGGGAGAATAGGGGAGATTATTCAGCTGATCCCGATCGCATTTTCAGCACTTGTGATCGCATCTTTGATTGAATCTTTTGTTTTTCTTCCGATCCACGCTTCACACACACTTTCAAAAGATGTAAAAACTTTATCGTGGAAGAAAGTGCAACATCTCTATGAAAAAAGTTTGGAGTTCCTCCTCTCCTACCAAAAAACTTTTATTACCGTGTTTCTTATTGTAGTACCGTTACTAATATTTGCAGGGGTTAAAAACTCAAGATTTCAGATGTTTCAACCTTTTGATACCTCTTTGATCAACATTACGTTTAAGGCGCAACCTACAACAACACTTGAAGAGTCTCTACAAATAGTTCAGGAACTTGAAAGAGAGATACTAACGCAAAAAGAGAGATTTTTTGTAAAGCATGTTAGCTCAACGGCAGGGTATAGAAGAAGTGCAACGGGTGATCGGGAGATGTACCCATATGTAGGCTATCTGACTTTGGAGCTTTACAAACTCAAGCCGTTAAACTTTATGGATAAGTACATTACACCCTATTTGAGTTTTTATTACGATACTACGGACAGAATCAGAGACAAGTCATCACAAGAGATATCGAGTGAACTTCGAAAATGGCTTGCCCAAGAAGGTTTAAAAGAGAAGTACAGTTTAAGCAGTTTGAGTGTTGTTGAAAAACAGATGGATCATGTAAAAGCAGATATCCGCATAGGTGTAGTGAGTGATGAACACCAAAAAGCACTTGCATCGGTAAGAGAGCTTGAAAATGCCCTCTCAAAAATAGAGGGGATCAAATACTACGGTGACAATGTGAAAGTGGGGATAGATGAGATTAAACTGCATCTTAACAGCTATGCACGCGAACTTGGGATTACGAAAAAATATCTTGGAAACTATATAGCAAATCTTTATCTTTCGAAAAAAATAGGGACAATTTTTGACGGAAAAGAGCTTCTGGATTTGAAGATCAAGTCTGTCAATTATAAAAACGATCTGCAAAAGTTTAAAGACCTTGAAATATATGTTAACGAGAGATATATCAAGCTGAGTGACCTTTGTAGTTTTGAAAAAGTGGAGTCTCTGGAGCAACTTGTCAAAGAGGACGGGGAGACTAACTTTTATGTATTTGCCAATGTAAATCCTTCTATAGTAACATCTTCAGAAGTTTTGGAAAAAATTGCACCGACACTGCAGAAACTTCAAAATACGGATGGTGTTTCATTACGCTTTAAAGGGGAGCAGGAGCAACAGGCAACTCTTAAAACGGAACTTGTAGTTGCGTCACTGTTTGCTGTTGTATTGATATTTATCTCGATCCTATATCTCTTTAACTCCTTTAGAGACACGTTGATAGTCCTCTCCGTTATACCGTTTTCATTTTTAGGGGTATATGCGGGGCATTATATTATGGGACTCAATATATCACTGCCGTCATTGATCGGAGCTTTGGGACTCTCAGGTGTTATCGTAAATGACGGGATCATTATGATGTCTACATTGATCAAGGCACATAAAAAAGAGGATATATTTACACTTGCAGCAACAAGGTTTCGTCCTATTATACTGACATCGTTGACAACACTGGTAGGGTTGTCATCTTTAATGTTTTTTGCAACTGCACAAGCGGTGGCTTTCCAGCCTTTAGCGGTGAGTTTGGGATTTGGCTTGTTATGGGGAACGATTTTAAATCTTTTTTATCTACCTGTTTTATTTAACTATGTAAGCGGTGGAAAATATGAATAG